The window CGCTCCGATAACTTCCCGCTGCCGGCGCAGAAGGAGCAATACCAGGCGGCGCTGTTCCGCAAGGCGGCGCAACAGGCGGGCTTGCATCCATTCACCCTGCCCTCGGCCAATGCCGCCGCGCCCTATGTGAACCAGTACGGTTGCCAGATGGGGCCCTGCACCTTCTGCGGCTTCTGCTCCGGCTATGCCTGCTACAACTATTCCAAGGCTTCGCCGAACGTGAACATCATGCCGGCGCTGCGGCAGAGCAATCTGTTCGAGCTGCGCAGCAGCTGCAATGTGCTGCGCATCGAACTGGACAGCAGCCGCAAGAAGGCCACCGGCGTGACCTATGTGGACATCAACGGCGACACCGTCTTCCAGCCGGCCAGCATTGTCATCGCCAGCACCTTTGCCTACAACAATGCGCGGCTGTTCCTGCTCTCCGGCATCGGCAAGCCCTATGACCCGGTCAGCAATACCGGCGCGGTGGGGCGCAATATCGCCTTCCAGATGATGTCCACCATCAATGCCTTCTTCGAGCCGGGCAAGAACATCAATGGCTTCATCGGCGCAGGCGGCAATGGCGTGGCCGTCGATGATTTCAATGGCGACCATATGGACCATGGCCCGCTGGGCTTCGTGGGCGGCTCGCCGATCTGGTGCAATCCGTCCGGGTCCAAGCCGATCTCCGGCATTGCGGTGCCCAGCGGCACGCCCAGGTGGGGGCGCGCCTGGAAGCAGGCCGTCAAGGACAGCTATCTCAACACCATGTCCTTCGATGTGCATGGGGCCAACATGGTCTATCGCGATGTCTATGTCGATCTCGATCCCAACTACAAGGACGCCTTCGGCCAGCCGCTACTGCGTTTCACCTTCGACTGGAAGGACAACGATATCCGCATGAGCCGCTATGTCACCGACCAGGCGGTGAAGATCGCGCATGAACTGAAGGCCAGGGAAATCAAGGTCACCGTCAAGGACTTCGGCGCTGCGCCCGACCTGCGCAGCTACCAGACCACGCACTGGGCCGGCGGCGTGGCCATGGGCACGGACCCGTCCACCAGCGTGGTCAACCGTTACCTGCAGAGCTGGGATGTACACAATGTCTTTGCGGTCGGCTCGGGCGTATTCGCCCAAGGCATCGGCTACAACCCGACCGGCGCGGCGGTGGCCCTGACCTACTGGTCGGCGCGCGCCATCCGTGAGCAGTACCTCAACGACCCGCGACCGCTGGTGCAGGCCTGAACCGGGGACGATGATGAAACCACTGATCCTCATCCCGTCGCTGTTGCTGACTGCCGCGCTGGCCGGCGCCGCCGCTTTCCCGCTGGCCTTGGCCGAGCCTTCGCTGAGCGTGCCGATCCCGCCGCAACCGCCGGTGGGCGCGCGCCTGCTCAACCGCGAGATCAAGCCCCTGCGCCCGCACGCCACCCCGGCAGCCGACACCGCGCTAGCGCAGCGCATCGCCGCCCAGGGCAGCGCCAGCGCAGAAGACCAGCAGATCCTGCGCGGCGCCTACCTGGCGCGCGCCGGGGATTGCGTGGCCTGCCATACCAGCAAGGGCGGCGCGCCCTTCGCGGGCGGGCTGGCGCTGGCCTCGCCCATCGGCGCCATCTATTCCACCAACATCACGCCTGACAAGCAGCACGGCATCGGCGACTGGAGCTACGAGGACTTCGCCCGCCTCATGCGCACCGGCGTCACCAAGGCCGGCTACACGGTCTATCCGGCCATGCCCTATCCGTCCTACTCGCGCCTGACCGACGAGGACATGCAGGCGCTCTATGCCTACTTCAGCAAGGCGGTGCCGCCCTCGGCGCAGGAAAACCGCGCCAATGACATCCCCTGGCCGCTGTCGATGCGCTGGCCGCTGGCGCTCTGGCGCAAGGTCTTTGCGCCCACCCCGGCCCCCTACACGCCGGCCGCCGGCAGTGACCAGGAACTGGCGCGCGGCGCCTATCTGGTCGAAGGGCTGGGACACTGCGGCAGCTGCCATTCACCGCGCGCGGTGACGATGCAGGAAAAGGCGCTCAAGGAAGACGGCGGCAGGCTGTTCCTCTCCGGCGGGCAGGTGGTCGATGGCTGGAGCGTGCCCTCGCTGCGCAATGAGCATGGCGGCGGCATCGCCGGCTGGAGCCAGGCCGACCTGGTGGAATTCCTGCGCACGGGTCGCAACCAGTACACCGCTTCCTTTGGCGCCATGAACGACGTCATCGAGGATTCCATGCAATACATGAGCGATGCCGATCTCAACGCCATGGCGCGCTATCTGCTGAGCCTGCCGCCGCGCCAGCAGGCCGCGCCCTACCGCTACGATTCCGCCACCGCCCAGGCCGCCTACGATGGCCGCCCCGATGGGCCGGGTGCGCGCATCTATCTCGATCGCTGCGCGGCCTGCCATCGCAGCAATGGCACTGGCTACGGCAAGGCCTTCCCGGCGCTGGCCGGCAATCCGGTGCTGCAGACCAGCGACGCCACCTCGGCCATCCGCATCATCCTGCAGGGCGGACGCCAGCCCTCCACCGCCTCGGCCACCGCCGGCCTGGTGATGGCGCCCTATGCGCAACTGCTCGATGACCAGCAGGTGGCGGAGGTGACTTCCTATATCCAGACCGCCTGGGGCAACCGCGGCGGGACCACCACGGCGGCGGAGGTGGCAAAGGTCCGCAAGACCGCCGTGCCCGTTGCAGAGCGGGCGCCATGAACGGAAAACGCCATTTCATCTTATTGCCGCCAGCTCAACAATAGCAGCCGATTATTGCAAGAGGGCAATATCGCGTCACTCGCATCATGCACGCGGGCTGTTGCGCACGACATTTGTTCCAATATATAGTGAGAACCATTCGCATTAAGCAGACCGCCCCTGTGCGGCGTCCGAATGGAAATCCTCATGTCCCCCGCAGAGGCGCATCAAGAGATTGGTGGGCTCTATCGCGAGCATCACGGCTGGCTGGTGGCCTGGCTGAGCCGCCGGCTGGCCTGCCGCCACCTGGGCGCCGACCTGGCGCAGGACACCTTCGTACGCCTGCTGGGCCATCGCCCGCCGCCTGACCTGCGCGAGCCGCGCGCCTACCTGACCACCATCGCCAAGGGCCTGGTGGCCAGCCATCTGCGCCGACGCCAGCTGGAGACGGCCTATCTGGAAGCGCTGGCGGCGCTGCCCGAACCCAGCCAGCCCTCAGCCGAAGAACGCCTGCTGGTGCTGGACACCCTGTGCGAGATCGACCGCATCCTCGACCAGCTGCCGGCCCGTGCCCGCCAGGTCTTCCTGCTGGCGCAGCTCGATGGCCTGCCCTATGCCAGCATTGCCGGATTGCTCGGCATCTCGCTGAGCACCGTCAAGCGTCACATGGTGCTGGCCCTGCGCCATTGCCTGGCGGCGCTGTGAGAAGCCCGGCCCGAGCGGTCGATGGCATCGATGAGGCCATCCTGACCGAAGCCGCCACCTGGCTCATGGAAATGCACGAGGGACCGCTCGATGCGGCCCGCCGCAGCAAGCTGGCCCAGTGGCGGCAGCGCAGTCCCGAACATGAGCGGGCCTGGTCCAGGGCCGCGCTGTTGCAGGAGACCTTTGCGGCGCTCCCGCCTGGCGGCGCGACCGCGCTCAAGCAGGTCGGCCCCGCGGGCCGGCGCAAAGCCATCAAGCTGCTGGCCTATGCCCTCACGCTGGGGCCGGCGGGCTGGCTGGCCTATCACGCCCTTTCCGGACCGGAGCAGGGCGCGCGCATAGCGACGGCCATCGGCGAGCGGCGCGAGGTGCAGCTCGATGATGGCAGCCGCCTCTGGCTCAATACCGATACCCGCATCACGCTCGACTTCACCCCTGCGCAACGGCTGCTGAGGCTGCAACGCGGCGAGATCATGGTGCTCACCGCGCCTGACCGGCAGCAACCTCCGCGCCCCTTCCTGGTGGCCACGCGCCAAGGCAGCCTGCGGCCCCTGGGCACGCGCTTCACCGTGCGCGAACGCGACCAGGCGGTCGAGGTCGCCGTACTGCAAGGCGCCGTGGAAATCACCCCGGCCAGCAGCGCGCAGCAGACCGTCCTGCCCAGCGGCATGCAGACCCGCTTCACCCGCAGCGGCAGCGCTGCCCCGCGCCCCTGCGACGATACCCAGGCGGCCTGGAGCCGGGGCTTGCTCATTGCCGAGCGCATGCCCCTGGCGCAATTCATCGGTGAGCTGGGACGTTATCGCAGCGGCCTGCTGCAAGCCGATCCGGCCATCGCCGGGCTTGAGGTCTCTGGCGTATTTCCGCTGGCCGACACCGACCGCGTGCTGCGCCTGCTGGCGCAAACGCTACCGGTACGGGTGCAACAGCTGACCCGCTACTGGGTGCGCGTGCTGCCCGCCACGCCGGCCGGATAACAAAGATAAAAAAATTTTGCAACAGCGTGAGCCATTTCCGGATCTCGTGCGGCAGATCAGGTGAAGACCTGACTTCTGACCCCAGCTCCGTTACCGAAAGACGCTCATGCATCCTCATCACAAGCCTCCCCGCATCCTCCTGAAGCGCCCGGCGCTTTCCATCGCGCTGTCCTGTGCACTGGCCACGCTGGCCAGCCCGCAAGCGGTGCTGGCGCAAGCGCCCGCCAGCGCCAACGCCGTGCAGGCCTACACCATCGCCGCCGGCCCGCTCGCGCGCGCCCTCTCCAGCTTTGCCGCCCAGGCGGGTGTGGCGCTGTCCTTCGACGCCAGCCTGCTGGCGGGCAAGACCAGTCCCGGCCTGTCGGGCAACTACGGTGTCGAGGAAGGCTTTGCCCGTCTGCTGGCCGGCAGCGGACTGCAGGCGCAGCGACTGGCCGATGGCGCTTACACGGTCCGGCCTGCGGCTGCCGCAACAGGCGCGACGGCAGCCACTGCGCACGCCGCCCGCAGCGAGGCCGCCGCCCCCGCCCTGCAAGCCATCGAAGTGAACGCACAACGCACCAGCAGCCCGCTGGTGCGGCCGACCCGCCAGAGCAACACCGTGGAGCGCCAGGAACTGGAAGCGCTGCGCCAGGGTTCGGACAGCCTGGCCACGGTGCTCAGCAAGATCGTGCCCGGCATGGCCGATTCCAGCCACACCATCACCGACTACGGCCAGACCCTGCGCGGGCGCAACATGCTGGTGCTGGTCGATGGCATTCCCCTGAACACCAATCGTGACTCGGCCCGCAACATGGCCACGCTCAACATGAGCAGCATCGACAAGGTCGAGGTCCTGCGCGGCAGCAGCGCCATCTATGGCGCGGGCGCAGCCGGCGGCATCATCGCCGTGACCACCCGTCCCGCCGGTGGCGAACCCTATGTCGAAACCAGCTTCTCGATGCGCTCTTCGCTCTCGCACCTGGGCAGCGATGGGCTCGGCGGCGAGGTGACGCATTTCATGTCCGGCTCGTCGGGCGCGGTGGACTATGCCGTGAACCTGGGCCTGCAGCACCTGGGCGGTTCCTTCGATGGCAAGGGCAACCGGCTGGCGCCGGAGCCCAGCCAGGGCGACCTGTTCGACAGCAACAACTACACCGTGGGCGGCAAGCTGGGGCTGCGCATCGACCGCGACCAGCGCCTGCAATTCTCGGCCAGCCGTTATGTGGCCGAGCAGGACAGCCGCTATGGTTCCGACCCTTCAGTGGCGCGCCTGCCCGCCGGCAGCACCGTGGCGCGGCCACTGGAAGGACTGCAGCTGGCCGACCAGAACCAGATCCGCAACACCCTGCTGGGCCTGGACTACCAGAACAAGGACGTGCTCGGCAGCAGCCTCTCGACCCAGCTCTACTACCGCGACTACTTCACCCGCTTCACGCCCTTCGATGCGCGAGCGGTGGCCACGCGCGGCAACAACGTGGACCAGGTGATGCAGAACTCGAAAGTGCTGGGCGCGCGCGCCACCGTCGATACGCCGCTGTCGGAACGCAGCAGCCTGCTGTGGGGGATGGATTTCAACCAGGAACGCAGCGACATGCCCGACGACATCTTCAGCCCCAACGCCTATGACGCCAGCGGCGGCCTGGTCTTCCAGCGCACCGGCACGCTCATGTACATGCCGCCGC is drawn from Herbaspirillum seropedicae and contains these coding sequences:
- a CDS encoding GMC family oxidoreductase, which gives rise to MANKNMKPVDVVIVGFGWTGAIMAKEMTEAGQRVVALERGVYRDTYPDGAYPKTINELEYQQRFKLFQNLNKSSFTFRRKTGDSAIPYRQIAMFKPGEGVGGAGLHWSGCHWRILPEELRMRSHYEERYGKNFIPKDMTLQDWGVSYEELEPYFDFAEKMMGTSGTAYRVGGKVVDESGNPFEADRSDNFPLPAQKEQYQAALFRKAAQQAGLHPFTLPSANAAAPYVNQYGCQMGPCTFCGFCSGYACYNYSKASPNVNIMPALRQSNLFELRSSCNVLRIELDSSRKKATGVTYVDINGDTVFQPASIVIASTFAYNNARLFLLSGIGKPYDPVSNTGAVGRNIAFQMMSTINAFFEPGKNINGFIGAGGNGVAVDDFNGDHMDHGPLGFVGGSPIWCNPSGSKPISGIAVPSGTPRWGRAWKQAVKDSYLNTMSFDVHGANMVYRDVYVDLDPNYKDAFGQPLLRFTFDWKDNDIRMSRYVTDQAVKIAHELKAREIKVTVKDFGAAPDLRSYQTTHWAGGVAMGTDPSTSVVNRYLQSWDVHNVFAVGSGVFAQGIGYNPTGAAVALTYWSARAIREQYLNDPRPLVQA
- a CDS encoding cytochrome c, which produces MMKPLILIPSLLLTAALAGAAAFPLALAEPSLSVPIPPQPPVGARLLNREIKPLRPHATPAADTALAQRIAAQGSASAEDQQILRGAYLARAGDCVACHTSKGGAPFAGGLALASPIGAIYSTNITPDKQHGIGDWSYEDFARLMRTGVTKAGYTVYPAMPYPSYSRLTDEDMQALYAYFSKAVPPSAQENRANDIPWPLSMRWPLALWRKVFAPTPAPYTPAAGSDQELARGAYLVEGLGHCGSCHSPRAVTMQEKALKEDGGRLFLSGGQVVDGWSVPSLRNEHGGGIAGWSQADLVEFLRTGRNQYTASFGAMNDVIEDSMQYMSDADLNAMARYLLSLPPRQQAAPYRYDSATAQAAYDGRPDGPGARIYLDRCAACHRSNGTGYGKAFPALAGNPVLQTSDATSAIRIILQGGRQPSTASATAGLVMAPYAQLLDDQQVAEVTSYIQTAWGNRGGTTTAAEVAKVRKTAVPVAERAP
- a CDS encoding sigma-70 family RNA polymerase sigma factor, whose product is MEILMSPAEAHQEIGGLYREHHGWLVAWLSRRLACRHLGADLAQDTFVRLLGHRPPPDLREPRAYLTTIAKGLVASHLRRRQLETAYLEALAALPEPSQPSAEERLLVLDTLCEIDRILDQLPARARQVFLLAQLDGLPYASIAGLLGISLSTVKRHMVLALRHCLAAL
- a CDS encoding FecR domain-containing protein; protein product: MRSPARAVDGIDEAILTEAATWLMEMHEGPLDAARRSKLAQWRQRSPEHERAWSRAALLQETFAALPPGGATALKQVGPAGRRKAIKLLAYALTLGPAGWLAYHALSGPEQGARIATAIGERREVQLDDGSRLWLNTDTRITLDFTPAQRLLRLQRGEIMVLTAPDRQQPPRPFLVATRQGSLRPLGTRFTVRERDQAVEVAVLQGAVEITPASSAQQTVLPSGMQTRFTRSGSAAPRPCDDTQAAWSRGLLIAERMPLAQFIGELGRYRSGLLQADPAIAGLEVSGVFPLADTDRVLRLLAQTLPVRVQQLTRYWVRVLPATPAG
- a CDS encoding TonB-dependent siderophore receptor, with protein sequence MHPHHKPPRILLKRPALSIALSCALATLASPQAVLAQAPASANAVQAYTIAAGPLARALSSFAAQAGVALSFDASLLAGKTSPGLSGNYGVEEGFARLLAGSGLQAQRLADGAYTVRPAAAATGATAATAHAARSEAAAPALQAIEVNAQRTSSPLVRPTRQSNTVERQELEALRQGSDSLATVLSKIVPGMADSSHTITDYGQTLRGRNMLVLVDGIPLNTNRDSARNMATLNMSSIDKVEVLRGSSAIYGAGAAGGIIAVTTRPAGGEPYVETSFSMRSSLSHLGSDGLGGEVTHFMSGSSGAVDYAVNLGLQHLGGSFDGKGNRLAPEPSQGDLFDSNNYTVGGKLGLRIDRDQRLQFSASRYVAEQDSRYGSDPSVARLPAGSTVARPLEGLQLADQNQIRNTLLGLDYQNKDVLGSSLSTQLYYRDYFTRFTPFDARAVATRGNNVDQVMQNSKVLGARATVDTPLSERSSLLWGMDFNQERSDMPDDIFSPNAYDASGGLVFQRTGTLMYMPPLTTRTVGVFGQLRHKFNQQWAVEGGLRYERARASYDDFVPLSQSRAANPRAVRGGAVSYDAWLGNLGAVFKPVNGHEFYASFSQGFQLPDIGVQIRNATPAFDINSSALEPVKTNNYELGWRGAFGDVVGTAALFYTTSRLGDVQSFNNGLILTRTEEKIRGIEASADYLPDDSAWGGGGTFTMMWGRETPQGSNRDQIMTGYRIPPMKLTAYLQYKPGSHWSNRLQASYYAARDYRLNGQTSFGRREVGSYTTLDLVSRYQLTPKDTVTLGIENLLNRYYLPAYSQLMRNSNNTSRLPATGAVLNLSYSHRW